The following proteins are encoded in a genomic region of Mycoplasma sp. NEAQ87857:
- the mnmA gene encoding tRNA 2-thiouridine(34) synthase MnmA gives MKKRVVIGMSGGVDSSVAAYLLQQQGYEVVGLFMRNWDSIVNNDVLGNQNISQDICPQEQDYNDALMVAKKLNIPLERVDFVKEYWDNVFENFIEEYKKGRTPNPDILCNKYIKFNAFAKYAFNELKADYIAMGHYANVKDGHLYRAKDQNKDQTYFLAQLTHEQLEKVIMPLAELTKPEIRQIAQDLGLITADKKDSTGICFIGERNFTQFLQNYIPAQDGDIVDIITNKVVGRHIGCFYYTIGQRKGLNLGGMKEPYYVCGHDVKQNILYVAPLSRMDFLESNNLIASNLNLNNTNYDINNLTAKFRYRQQDIKVSVELLDNNMIRIYYPSKAQAVTPGQQVVLYDGDKCIGGAIIEEIYMDDQKLTYI, from the coding sequence ATGAAAAAAAGAGTAGTTATAGGAATGTCTGGTGGTGTTGATTCTTCAGTTGCTGCATACTTATTACAACAACAAGGATATGAAGTTGTTGGATTATTTATGCGTAATTGAGATTCTATTGTAAATAATGATGTTTTAGGAAATCAAAATATTTCTCAAGATATATGTCCTCAAGAACAAGATTACAATGATGCATTAATGGTGGCTAAGAAATTAAATATCCCATTAGAAAGAGTTGATTTTGTTAAAGAATACTGAGACAATGTATTTGAAAACTTTATTGAAGAATATAAAAAAGGTCGTACTCCTAATCCTGATATTTTATGTAATAAATACATTAAATTCAATGCATTTGCTAAATATGCTTTTAATGAATTAAAAGCTGATTATATTGCAATGGGGCATTATGCAAATGTTAAAGATGGACATTTATATCGTGCTAAGGATCAAAATAAAGATCAAACTTATTTTCTTGCACAATTAACTCATGAGCAGTTAGAAAAAGTAATTATGCCTTTAGCAGAATTAACTAAACCAGAAATTAGACAAATTGCACAAGATTTAGGCTTAATAACAGCTGATAAAAAAGATTCAACAGGAATTTGTTTCATTGGAGAAAGAAACTTTACTCAATTTTTACAAAATTATATTCCTGCTCAAGATGGAGATATTGTAGATATTATTACTAACAAAGTAGTGGGAAGACATATTGGATGTTTTTATTACACAATTGGTCAAAGAAAAGGATTAAACCTTGGTGGAATGAAAGAACCATATTATGTTTGTGGTCATGATGTAAAACAAAATATTTTATACGTAGCACCATTATCAAGAATGGATTTCTTAGAATCAAACAATCTTATAGCAAGTAATTTAAATTTAAACAATACTAATTATGATATAAATAATTTAACTGCTAAATTTAGATACAGACAACAAGATATTAAAGTGTCTGTAGAATTATTAGACAATAATATGATTCGAATTTATTATCCTTCAAAAGCTCAAGCAGTAACCCCTGGACAACAAGTTGTTTTATATGATGGAGATAAATGTATCGGTGGAGCTATTATTGAAGAAATTTATATGGATGATCAAAAATTAACTTATATTTAA
- a CDS encoding MYPU_1760 family metalloprotease, translating to MKKYWLKITVIISSLLALFSAVAIPLLVHFHNNITASTIITTKDPKEITSKEFLLVDGNEKDVLNEINKHYEIKEQKNDKGYFYEYIDPYTKIKFIEKPYKETFLTRKYLLGPKGLIYLANAFKKKVPFGPEVFNLQSVMLENKLNKTYLGLFTPQKDVIILNTNQLSDLNSQYSNIEYVVDNVLLPTLFHEYIHFFVSNYASIKQENDEQNKIIFNTNDADTIIAYWEKSFIDQFKGLLNFNYDKKFNPDLYKNFGKSFIANSFTLKELWDEANGEFNLLPNLDYFVEKYGGGKSYIFSKNGPEFTKTNIKYIYSADELVAREYLKYAFEPAYSSNNSKFYDYNVSTWTSNTQYFVPYALDQSRTYFTDFKNNLAKNFKNNLMFYPNNVYYFDLPKNHDDYLVNNLDRSQQFYNLFLNTLGYGYSINQIYVEKDWKSLDEKRVFIDDTKYKNIKISGFLQDKKLSGLALVDNNQIVDFSKIHYLSTFNFFGRSKNPLEDASAEYRRYPKQKFIPYITDKFLDTKLNINSTNNLLIKGWIDSNKDNIAQTNELVNFEFNVPNTFRDISTNVSFIALANEKAQLLDEKSYLALKVINQNNQAYIKVLK from the coding sequence ATGAAAAAATATTGATTAAAAATAACTGTAATTATTTCAAGCCTTTTGGCTCTATTTTCTGCAGTTGCAATTCCGTTATTAGTTCATTTTCATAATAATATTACTGCTAGTACTATCATTACTACTAAAGATCCTAAAGAAATTACTTCAAAAGAGTTTTTATTAGTTGATGGTAATGAAAAAGATGTTTTAAATGAAATAAATAAACATTATGAAATTAAAGAACAAAAAAATGATAAAGGTTATTTCTATGAGTATATTGATCCTTATACTAAAATCAAATTTATAGAAAAGCCATATAAAGAAACTTTTTTAACAAGAAAATATCTTTTAGGACCTAAAGGTTTAATTTATTTAGCAAATGCTTTTAAAAAGAAAGTTCCATTTGGTCCAGAAGTTTTTAATTTGCAATCAGTTATGCTTGAAAATAAGCTTAATAAAACATATTTAGGATTATTTACACCTCAAAAAGATGTAATTATACTTAATACTAATCAATTAAGTGATCTTAATAGTCAGTATTCAAATATTGAATATGTAGTTGATAATGTTTTACTTCCAACATTATTTCATGAATATATTCATTTTTTTGTAAGTAATTATGCAAGTATTAAACAAGAAAATGATGAGCAAAATAAAATAATTTTTAATACCAATGATGCTGATACAATAATTGCATATTGAGAAAAAAGTTTTATTGATCAATTTAAAGGGTTATTAAATTTTAATTATGATAAAAAGTTTAATCCTGATTTATATAAAAATTTTGGTAAATCATTTATTGCTAATAGTTTTACATTAAAAGAATTATGAGATGAAGCTAATGGTGAATTTAATTTACTTCCAAATCTTGATTATTTTGTTGAAAAATATGGTGGAGGAAAATCATATATTTTTAGTAAAAATGGACCAGAATTTACTAAAACCAATATTAAATATATTTATTCAGCAGATGAATTAGTAGCAAGAGAATATTTAAAATATGCTTTTGAACCAGCTTATTCATCTAATAATTCTAAATTCTATGATTATAATGTAAGCACTTGAACTTCAAACACACAATATTTTGTTCCATATGCTTTAGATCAATCTCGTACTTATTTCACTGATTTTAAAAATAATTTAGCTAAAAATTTTAAAAATAATTTAATGTTTTATCCAAATAATGTTTATTATTTTGATTTACCTAAAAACCATGATGATTATTTGGTAAATAATTTAGATCGCTCTCAACAGTTTTATAATTTATTTTTAAATACTTTAGGTTATGGATATTCAATTAATCAAATTTATGTAGAAAAAGATTGGAAATCTTTAGATGAAAAAAGAGTATTTATTGATGATACTAAATATAAAAACATTAAAATATCAGGATTTTTACAAGATAAAAAACTTAGTGGTTTAGCTTTAGTTGATAATAATCAAATAGTTGATTTTAGTAAAATTCATTATTTATCTACTTTTAACTTTTTTGGAAGAAGTAAAAATCCTTTAGAAGATGCTTCAGCAGAATACAGAAGATATCCTAAACAAAAATTTATTCCATATATAACTGATAAATTTTTAGATACAAAATTAAATATCAATTCAACCAATAATTTATTAATTAAAGGTTGAATTGATAGCAATAAAGATAATATAGCTCAAACGAATGAATTGGTTAATTTTGAATTTAATGTTCCAAACACTTTTAGAGATATTTCAACTAATGTTTCATTTATAGCTTTAGCAAATGAAAAAGCTCAATTACTTGATGAAAAAAGTTATTTAGCTTTAAAAGTAATTAATCAAAATAATCAAGCATATATTAAAGTTTTAAAATAA
- a CDS encoding DUF402 domain-containing protein, producing MTNGFENLKTGQMVNVQAYKHNGFLYRQWNQAKVIFHNKRHVVLFLCGTRVTEAQHNSNGWRYTENAIWFLPKDQLFNSIVLLKKDLGNYYYINMASKPIYEDNTIKFIDYDLDVKCYPEKDLQVVDRDEFSLNSKQMNYPSELKTKIYDEIKNIISLYNDYNYFFNAQILQYYFEILLKDKLINAKTFKKYVAQYNSKYNEESEMFNNVINSNKKNKR from the coding sequence ATGACAAATGGTTTTGAAAACTTAAAAACTGGACAGATGGTCAATGTCCAAGCTTATAAACACAATGGTTTTTTATATCGTCAATGAAACCAAGCTAAAGTTATTTTTCATAATAAACGGCATGTGGTGTTATTTTTATGTGGAACCAGAGTAACTGAAGCTCAACATAATTCTAATGGTTGAAGATATACTGAAAATGCTATTTGGTTTTTACCTAAAGATCAATTATTTAATTCAATAGTTTTATTAAAAAAAGATTTAGGCAATTATTATTATATTAATATGGCTTCTAAACCTATTTATGAAGATAATACTATTAAATTCATTGATTATGATTTAGATGTGAAATGTTATCCTGAAAAAGATCTTCAAGTAGTTGATCGGGATGAATTTTCATTAAATTCTAAACAAATGAATTATCCATCAGAATTAAAAACAAAAATTTATGATGAGATAAAAAATATTATCTCTTTATACAATGATTATAATTACTTTTTTAATGCTCAAATCTTGCAATATTATTTTGAAATTCTTTTAAAAGATAAATTGATTAATGCTAAAACTTTTAAAAAATACGTTGCACAATATAACTCAAAATATAATGAAGAATCTGAAATGTTTAATAATGTAATTAATTCTAATAAGAAAAATAAACGCTAA